In Vibrio stylophorae, the genomic stretch AGACCCGCCGCAGTTTGCAGCATCTCTTTTTTATCTTTGAGCAAAAAGAACACCAACAGCGGCACTAAAATCAGATACACCGCCAAGGTTGCCAAACTAATCAAGGATGCCAGTGAGCCTTTCACCACAGACTCCCCCATCTCCAAGGCTTTCACCCGCATCGAGGCCATCAATGCATCCACCAGTGCGGGATCGATCACTTCAGGATAACGATCCGGTAGATTGGTCGCGTAAACTTGAAAGCGACTAAACATGGTCGGAATATCACTGGTTAAATTAGCAATTTGGCTAGTAATGGTCGGTAATAAACCGCCAAGGGCGATCACCATCAACCCACTAAAAAGCAGTAGGATCACAGTTGCCGATAGAGAGCGAGACAAGCCCACACGGCACAATTTACTCACCGGCCACTCCAATAAATAGGCCATCACAATGGCCACCAAAAGCGGCGCAAGCAGTGCACCAAAGAAATAAAGGACCACACCGCCCATCAGCAAAATACCAACCAACGCCACCGCATCTGGATCGGAAAAACGTCGTTGGTACCAGCGATTCAACATCTCAATCATAAATGGCCTATCCTCTGGTCGTTTATTATTGAAAATCAATCACTTCATACTAACCTAAGGAAGTGAATGAAAAACAGTCAATGGATAAATCTTTTCACAATATTTTAACCTATTTACTGCTATGTCAGTGGCAAATCCCTGATACACAGCGCAAATTGCACTTTGTCACTGACTAGAGAATGATGGAAAAGCGTGGTAAAAATGAAACCTTATTCAGGTTTTCTGGTCTTTATTGATACTCAATCGCTCGCTGGATCGCTATGCGCACTACTTTTTTCCGCTCATTGAAGATGACACTGCTCAGTACCACACTGGCTATGCTGCCAGCGATGGGCCAAGCCAATAATCTGCCCGATATGGGAACCACAGCTGCGGCCACACTCTCCATTGAAATGGAGAGTCAATATGGCGATGCCTATATGCGTATGCTGCGCGCCAGCCGCCCTATCATTAGCGATCCCGTACTACAAAGCTATATCAATGATCTTGGCAATCAATTGGTTGCCAATGCGAGCGATGTCAAAACGCCCTTTACTTTCTTTTTAATTCGCAATTCTGAAGTCAACGCCTTTGCTTTTTTTGGCGGCTATGTGGGGTTACATACTGGACTGTTTTTACATGCCCAAGATGAAAGCGAATTGGCCTCAGTCATGGCGCACGAAATTGCTCACGTTACTCAGCGCCACCTAGCGCGCAGTATGGAGGAACAAGCCAAGCGCTCTCCCGCAGCACTGGCAGCAATGATTGGTAGTTTGCTCTTAGCAGCGGCATCGCCTGAAGCGGGTATTGCCGCCATCCATGCAACCACGGCAGCCAATATGCAAGGGCAAATCAACTACACCCGTAGTAATGAGCAAGAAGCCGATCGCGTGGGCATTGAAACCCTGTATCGCAGCGGCTTTGACCCTTACGGCATGCCTAACTTTTTCGGACGTCTAGCCGATCAGTTCCGTTATGTCAGCAAACCGCCGGCCATGCTACTGACTCACCCCTTACCTGAGTCACGCATTACCGACTCACGTTTGCGTGCCGAGCAATACCCAAGACAACTCGATCAAAACCATCTTGCCTTTCATTTAGCCAAGGCTCGGGTGATTGCCCGCTTTAGTGGCTTACAAGCGCAGCAAAGTCGAGATTGGTTTATTCGCCGACAAGCCAAAGCGCAGGGCGTATTTGCAGATAGTTTGCAATATGGTCTGGCCATCGTTGCGTTGGATCAGCACCAATATCAGCAGGCGCAAACATTACTCAATCCGCTATTGAAGAAATCTCCCAACAATCGCTTCTATCTCGATGTCGCCACAGATATTGACTTAGGCTTAAAACGTTATGATATCGCGGCGAAACGCCTTGAAAATGCACTAAAACTTGCGCCTGACAACGCAGTGCTTGAGCTCAACTTGGCCAATGTATATCTCAATAGCAAACAGTACGCACCTGCCATTCGATTATTGCAGCGCTATACCCACCAGCGTCCCAATGAAACCGTGGGCTGGAATTTACTCGCGCAGGCCTATGCTAATCATCAACAACTGGCCGAAAGTTATGCTGCGCAGGGTGAAGTGATGGCGCTTCGCGGCCAATGGCAAAAAGCCATCAACCGATATATTGAGGCCAGTCGCATTAGTGAGCTGGGTAGCTTAAATCAAGCCAGATTTGATGCGCGAATTGACCAGCTTCGGCGTGAACAAGTGCGATTTAATGCGCTAAGAAACTAAATCTAAATACAACCCGTTCCAACAACAATAAAACAGCTCAAAGGACACGATTGATGACTCAGATTTACCACAACCCTCGCTGCTCAAAGAGCCGTGAAACATTGGCGCTTTTACAGGAGCATCACATTGAGGTAGAAGAGATTCGCTATCTCGATACGCCGCCGACAGCAGCAACCATTGAGTCGCTACTCAAAGCCTTGGGATTTGACTCAGCACGCCAACTAATGCGCCAAAAAGAAGAGCTCTACAAAACGCTCAACTTAGCAAACGAGCAAAATGAAGATGCCTTAATTGCCGCCATGATTGCCAATCCAAAATTGATTGAGCGCCCGATTGTGGTTCATGGTGAAAAAGCGGCCATTGGTCGCCCACCCGCGCAAGTATTGGCACTTTTTGCTTAAGGATCAGAATAAGCACAAGCGCGAAGGTCAAAACCTCGCGCTCTATAGCCAACTGCTACTCATGCTCTGGGTTGGTAGTTGGCATCTATGGCTCAGCCCACATCCGCATTTCTCACCACTCATCATCACCACACTTTGGCTATTACCGCTTGCGCTGCCGCTTTATGCTATTGGCAAACGACAGGTCAAAGCCCTGCAATATAATGGCTTTCTGTTGATGATCTACGTTATCCACGGCGCCACACTCTTGCTCTCAAATAATGAATGGCAATTGGCTGCCATAGAGCTCATATTAACGCTGCTGTGCTTTTCCACGCAGGTCATGATGATTCGCCGCTGGCACCCACCAACCCAAAAGAAAGATAAAAAAGCTGAAATAGACAATCAGCGCTAAAGTGAGAGCGCGGATTTTACGAAGGGAATCGTCAGCTTACGCTTGGCTTCAATCGAAGCAAGATCAAGCTGATCAAGGGTTTCAAACAGGGTTCGCATATCGCGGCTTAAACGCTTCAGCAAGAATTGCCCCACCTCATCGGTCAGCTCAAAACCACGCAAATGAGCGCGATGCTGCATGGCCGCCAATTTTTCACTATCAGAGAGCGGCGCCAATTTATAATTGGTGCTCCAATCTAAGCGTGAAATCAGATCAGGGAGCGCTAGCCCCAAATGTTTGGGCGATTGCCGTCCTGAAACAAGCAAATGAGCACGACGCTTTTCCACTATACGATTATAGAGATCGAAAATCGCCTCTTCCCACACACTCTCACCAGCAATGGCATCGATATTATCCAGACAGACCAAGGACAGATTTTCCAGACCATCTAAAATCGAGGGCGATAATTGTGCGTATTTTTCAAGGGGAATATAGCTTGCTTGACGGTCGGCTTGCGTTGCCTGTGCACAGGCTGCGTGCAAAAGATGAGTTCGACCTGCACCCTGCGGGCCAAAAAGATAAAGTAATGGATTACCAGAGCCAGATGCACAGGCTTGAACCGCATCGATCACGGTTTGGTTTTGCGCTGCATAGAAACTGGCAAAGGTTTCATCGTCAGGCAGAAGAACATTCAAAGAAAGCTGTGCGTGTTTGGTCAAGCTTATCCATCCATTGGTATAAGATGCAGCATTAAGGCCATATTATCATGACCTCAGCAGTGAGAGAACTCACTGCTGATTGGTTCTATCGTGAAGATCACGAATCTTGATTTGGTTGCCAGAAATATCCCATTGTCGGAGTCACAACCTCTGGCTTTTGAACCGCTTGAACTGGCGTTTCAGTTGCCGAGTCAGCCTTGTATTGCATCTTATCAACCGTGGTAAGCGCTTGTTCTGGATCTTTTTTGGGCGTTGTTACGACCACTGCAGGCGCTTTCGGTAACGCTTTTTTCTGCACGCGACCATCATTGAGCAGATCTTGATAAAACTGATCTTCACCGCTTAAAAGCTTCAGCTCCACATCAGCATAATCCCCTGTGATATTGCGCAGTTTCACTTGCGCCACACTGGTTAAGCTTTTTAACATGCGCTCAAGCTCAAAGTAATCTTTGCTGTTATGAATTTGATACACTCGCAGCGCAAGCCCTGTGCTTTGCGTCGCTTGAGGATCAATCTCTTTTGGTGCGTTTAACTTGGCATGATATTGCACCACTTGGGTAAAGACATCAGCCAAAGCGCCATCAGCACCAACCATGCCTTGACCACTGATCGATGCCGACTGCCCACCCATGCGAGATGCTGGCATATTCCAAAGTTGCCATTGTGCCTGCAGCGGCTGATGGCCTGCTTGGCGCGCCTTGATCACCAAGACAGATTTGGCCTGATAACGCTCACTAGCCGTAGCGATAGGCTGACTAAAGCCGCCCCAAATATCAGGCACCGAGATCGCCATAGCATCATCCAAATCACCAATAGGCATTTGCACAGGCACAGCTAAATGTTGCGCAGCTTGACGCAGCAGTTGATCATAATCGCTGCTGTCTTGATCCCAAATGATTCGGCGCTCGCTGCCATTATCCACTACCAGCCAGACCAACACAGGTGCGCGCACGCCGCCCCAATAACCTTGCTTAGTTTCTTTGAGCAGTGTATCAAGCTGACTCGCGCTATAACCAAATTGCCAAATCACTTGCGCTTCACGCTGATCAGAGCTGCTACTCGCAAGATAATTTTCAGGCGTTGCTAAGGCTTTTTTCACCAGTGGCTGCTCGACAATGGCTCGATCGCCGGTTAATTGAACCAATACTTGCGCCAAGCCTTGGCTCAATAGCGCCGAATTTGCTTCCCTTTCGGTGCTACTCAACTGAGTTCGATATTCATTTGCCGCGAGACATTGAGCGCTTACAAGCAACAACAACGCGACCCAAATTTGTTTCCACATATGCAAACCACTGGATAAAAAAAATCGCCCGATCATAAAATGATCGAGCGACTCTCAGCAACTATTATGCGAGATTTTTACTCAGGCTTCGATTTAGGTAACAGTAGATTGAGCAAAATACCAACAATTGAACACAGTGCGATACCTTGAAGCGCGAAATTACGCGGCTTTTCTAGGTTGGCACAAGCTTCAACCATATTCGATGCAAGCGGTGTTTGCTTACATAGCTCAAGCATTTCTGCTGCAGGACCGCCCACAGAAATGTTAATCGCCATACCACCGATACCAAAAATTAGAATCACAGATACGATACATAGGTTACGCGCATCATTCAGATCCACTTTATGGCGAACCAAGGTGTTCATCCCCACCACAGCAATCGAACCAAAGAGCAGGGTCATAATACCGCCCATCACCACAGTTGGAATGGTTTGCAGGAACACACCCAATGGCGCAGTGAAAGAAACCAAGATGGCAATCACTGCCGCCCAAGTCATGATCACTGGGTTAAAGGCTTTGGTTAGCATCACCGCACCCGTTACCTCTGAGTAAGTGGTATTTGGTGGACCACCAAATGCAGCTGCGGCCATAGTCGCTAGGCCATCACCCAACATGGTACGGTGCAGACCTGGCTTTTTCAGATAGTCTTTACCGGTTACTGAGCTAATCGCCAAAATATCACCGATATGTTCAATCGCAGGTGCAATCGCCACTGGCAAAATGAATAAAATCGCTTCCCAGTTAAAACTTGGCGCCGTGAAGTTTGGCATCGCAAACCATGGCACATTGGCAAATTTAGAGAAATCAACCAAACCAAAGTAAAGCGATAGGCTATAACCGACAGTGATACCTGCCAAAATAGGAATCAAACGGAAAATACCGCGACCTAAAATGGCCACCAACAAGGTGGTGGTCAAGGTTGAAATTGAGATAAAGAGCGCGGTGCTTGGATCAACCACTTGCTCACCACTCAATACGCCCATGGCTTGGCTAACAGCAACAGGCGCAAGGTTCAAACCAATCACCATAATCACTGGGCCAACCACGACAGGTGGCAAATAGCGATGTAGCATGCCCACGCCACGCCATTTCACTAGCGCACTCAAAACAAGATAGAGGCCACCCGCAGCAATCAAGCCGCCAAGGGTATCAGCCACACCCCAGTTACCAATACCGGCACTGATTGGCGCAATAAACGCAAAAGATGAAGCCAAAAATACCGGCACTTGGCGTTTGGTGCAAAATTGGAAAATAAGGGTACCAATACCAGCAGTAAAAAAGGCCACATTGGGGTCAAGACCAGTAATGAGTGGGACTAGCACCAGTGCACCAAATGCGACGAATAGCATCTGACCGCCGGTGAGCGCATCTCGAGCCACAGATTGCAGGGTTCGAGCCTGAGTCATGGGGGGTTCTCCTTGTAACAGCTAAGTTAGCTTGTGAATGATTTTTTCCTGAAAAAAACCGGCTAACGCCGGTTTTTTAAAAAATATTATTTTGTGCCAAAAATCTTATCGCCGGCGTCGCCTAGACCCGGAATAATGTAGCCCTTGTCGTTCAGGCGTTGATCAATAGCAGCGGTATATAGCTCCACATCTGGGTGCGCTTTTTCAAGCGCGGCAATCCCTTCAGGCGCAGCCACGAGTACCAATACCTTGATATGCTCACAACCATTTTCTTTAAGCAGATCGATAGTTGCGATCATTGAACCACCTGTTGCCAACATTGGGTCAACCACCAAAGCCACACGCTCTTCAATGCTTGGCGCAAGCTTGTGGAAATAAGGCACTGGCTCAAGGGTTTCTTCATCGCGGTAGATACCCACCACGCTGATACGTGCACTTGGAATATGCTCTAGCACACCATCCATCATGCCTAGACCAGCACGAAGAATTGGCACAACCGTTACTTTTTTACCTTTGATTTGATCCACTTCCACAGGACCATTCCAACCGTCGATGGTTACTTTCTCAAGTTCAAAATCAGCGGTTGCTTCGTAGGTCAGCAAGCTACCGACCTCGGTTGCAAGTTCACGAAAACGCTTAGTACTGATATCCCCTTCGCGCATCAGACCAATCTTGTGTTTCACCAACGGGTGTTTCACTTCAACAATTTTCATTATGTAACTCCAACCAGCAAATAAACCGCCGCATTATAACCTAAACATTCAGCTGATATACAAGCATTTGTAGCAGAAAATCAGCACGAACCATCAACAAGTTGATTTCACGCAAACGATTTCCTTTGCTTTGCAACTGCTGTTAGAATAGCGCCGCTTTTTCGACTCTAACCATGGTGGGATACTTAAGTGAGCACGAATAACACGTCACTGAGCTACAAAGATGCAGGTGTTGACATTGACGCGGGGAATGCGTTGGTCGATCGAATTAAAGGGGTAGTTAAAAAAACTCGTCGTCCTGAAGTGATGGGCGGGATTGGTGGTTTTGGCGCACTATGCGAACTACCAAAGAAATACAAAGAGCCTGTTTTGGTCTCTGGTACTGACGGTGTAGGTACCAAACTACGCCTCGCTATGGATTTGAAAAAGCACGACAGCATCGGCATCGATTTGGTGGCCATGTGTGTCAACGATTTGATTGTTCAAGGTGCAGAGCCCCTCTTCTTCTTGGACTACTATGCAACCGGTAAACTTGATGTCGACACAGCAGCGGCTGTCGTTGCCGGCATCGGCGAAGGCTGTTTGCAATCTGGCTGTTCACTGATTGGTGGTGAAACGGCTGAAATGCCTGGGATGTACCATGGCGAAGATTACGACGTAGCAGGTTTTTGCGTCGGTGTTGCTGAAAAATCAGAAGTGATTGATGGCAGCAAAGTGAAAGCGGGCGATGCGCTGATTGCCTTGGCATCTAGCGGCCCACACTCCAATGGCTACTCTTTGGTTCGTAAAATCATTGAAGTCAGCAAAGCTGATTTGTCCGCAGATCTTGACGGCAAGCCGCTATCAGAGCACCTACTGGCGCCAACTAAGATTTATGTGAAATCTGTACTGAAGCTACTTGAAACCACCCCTGTACATGCCATTTCTCACATTACTGGCGGCGGCTTCTGGGAAAATATTCCTCGCGTATTGCCAGCCAATACCAAAGCTGTGGTGAAAGGTGCAAGCTGGCAATGGCCTGCAATCTTCAACTGGCTACAAGAGAAAGGCAATGTTGAAACCTACGAAATGTACCGCACCTTTAACTGCGGCGTGGGTTTGATCATGGCGTTGCCAGCAGAACTTGCTGAGCAAGCCATCGCTATTTTGAATGCCGAAGGCGAAAACGCATGGCTACTCGGTCATATTGACCACGCAGCCGATGGCGAAGAGCAGGTCGAAATCCTGTAATGTCTGCCATGGTCAAAGGCGGGATTGTGGTGGTGATCTCAGGTCACGGCTCCAATCTACAAGCGCTGATTGATGCCAGTGTGCGCGGTGAAATCACCGCGCCCATTCGTGCGGTGATCAGCAATAAAGCCGATGCTTTTGGCCTTGAGCGCGCTCGCCTTGCGAATATTCCAGCGCTCAGCCTTAACGTGAAAGACTACGCCGACCGCGCGCAATTTGATCAAGCCTTAGCCGATTGTATTGCTGAATTTGAGCCAAGCTTGGTTGTGCTCGCGGGTTATATGCGTATTTTAAGTGCTGAATTTGTGCAGCGATTTAGCGGCAAAATGCTCAATATTCACCCCTCTCTTTTGCCAAAATATCCAGGACTCAATACCCATCAGCGCGCCATTGAACAAGGCGACAGCCATGCGGGTACCAGTGTGCATTTCGTGACTGAAGAGCTCGATGGCGGCCCTGTTTTAATGCAGCTGATGGTGGCCATTGAAGATGGTGAGACTGAAGCGCGTTTAAAAGCGAAGGTACAAAAGCTTGAACATGCGCTATACCCAACTGTTGTGCAGTGGTGCCTTGAAGGTCGATTCACCTTGCAAGGTAATCATGCGTACTTAGATGGTCAGCGACTTGAAGCGCCACTCATTCCGCTCTATGACAGTCATCTGGCATAAACAGCGCGAAAACGCTCAACAAATAAAGATCGAAAAAGCCGACCTCTCAGTCGGCTTTTTTATGTTTATTCTATATTCAATTAAGCTGATTTTGGCTGCGCATTAGGCGGCAGTTGCGGCGCACAAAAACCATGATTGGTGGCTTTTAGCTCTCCCAAATGGAAAACACAGTATTCACCTGGACGCATTTTGTGCCACTGCTCATTGTTGGTCAGCGGCTGCGTAGCGATCACAGTAACCACATCATTGGGCGTGGTTTCTTGCTGAAAATCGATCACCACATCTTCATCAATCAATGAAGCTTCACCAAAGGGTGCGCGGCGAGTGATCCAATGCAGATTGTTACTGCAATAGGTAAACACCGACTCACCATCACTGAGCAACATATTAAACACCCCGAGGCTACGCAGTTTATCGCAGCACTGGGCAATAAATTGATAGAGCGCAGTTAAGTCCGCAGGCAGTGCAATAAATTGCTGCTCCAGCTGATTGAGCAACCAACAAAACGCCAATTCACTATCCGTTTCGCCGACAGGAATGTAGCGGCCCGTGGGTAAATTTTCATAGTGCGATAACTGGCCATTATGAGCAAAGGTCCAATAACGACCCCATAATTCTCGCGTAAAGGGATGGGTATTTTCCAGTTTGACTTCGCCACGATTGGCTTGGCGAATATGACTCACCACGGCGCAGCTTTTGATGGGATATTGCTGAACGAGCTCAGCAATTTTAGATTGGCAACTGGGGTTGGGGTCCTTAAAGGTGCGAAATCCTTTGCCCTCGTAAAAGGTAATTCCCCAACCATCTCGATGCGGCCCAGTGTTGCCACCGCGCTGCATCAAACCAGTAAAACTAAAACAGATATCTGTTGGCACATTGGCACTCATGCCAAGCAGCTCGCACATAAAAGCCCTTCCTTGCTTTCAATTGAATGCTTTGAGCTTATGCTTTTTCCATTTCTGCTTCAATCAACATCATTAGAATATGAATGACTTTGATATGCACTTCTTGAATGCGATCAGCATAGCCAAAATGAGGTACACGAATTTCGATATCCGCCATACCGGCCATTTTGCCGCCATCTTTACCGGTCAAAGCAATGGTCTTCATGCCTTTTGCTTTTGCCGCTTCAATAGCTTTGATGATGTTGCCTGAATTGCCTGAAGTTGATAAGCCAAGCAACACATCCCCTTGCATACCCACGGCTTCAACGTAGCGTGAGAAGACATATTCATAACCGAAGTCATTACTCACGCAAGAGAGATGACTCACATCAGAGATCGCAATCGCCGGATAACCAGGACGGTTTTCACGGTAGCGGCCAGTCAGCTCTTCTGCAAAATGCATGGCATCGCAGTGTGAGCCACCGTTACCGCAAGAGAGCACCTTACCACCCGCTTTAAAACTATCAGCGAGCAGCTTTGCTGCTGCTTCAATTTGCGCAATATTGTCAGGGTTTGACAAAAACTGGTCCAGCACTGTGGCGGCTTCTTTCAGTTCATTCAAAATGGCATCTTGGTACATAAGGCCTCTCTTTTCCTTTAACAGCTCAACCTAATGCGGTTGTGGCGATGAGGAATCAGTGTACATAGAAGTTTCATTCTCTGTCGATAGCGCTTGTGTGACCTTGGGCGAGATCTGGTCAATCAGAGGACGAATTCCTGCCACATTGGCACACAACCAGCAGTGATCCGATGGAATGATACCGGCTTTATAGAGCTTATGCTGAATATGTGCAGCAGCGCCAAGAATGATCACAGGTTTTGGCGCGATATCTTCAAGGGTCATCGCAAACTGTTTCAATGCGGTGTAATCCATGGCCACCAATTGGCGCATATCAAGCACCACCAGCTGGCTGTTGTGATGGCTATGGCTCAACTTCATCAGCACTTTTTCACAAGCAGCAAAGAAGAAAGCGCCGCGTAGTTTGTACACGCTCACTTCATCACCCAAATAGGGTACCGGCGTCATCTCTTCGCTTTGGCCTTGCTCGATATCAGTCAGGCGCGCCATACGATGAATAAAGAGAACACCCGCAAGCAACATGGCATAAGCCACTGCAATCACCATATCGAACACCACGGTCAAACCAAAACAGGTCAGCAATACGGCAACATCTGCTTTTGGTGCGACTTTAATGGTACGAATAAAGTGTGGCACTTCTGACATATTCCAAGCCACCATCACCAGCAATGCCGCCAAGGTACTCATAGGAATAAAGCTGAGCCATGGCGCCAAAGCCACAATCGCAAGTAGCACAAAGGCCGCGTGAACCATACC encodes the following:
- the lpcA gene encoding D-sedoheptulose 7-phosphate isomerase, whose protein sequence is MYQDAILNELKEAATVLDQFLSNPDNIAQIEAAAKLLADSFKAGGKVLSCGNGGSHCDAMHFAEELTGRYRENRPGYPAIAISDVSHLSCVSNDFGYEYVFSRYVEAVGMQGDVLLGLSTSGNSGNIIKAIEAAKAKGMKTIALTGKDGGKMAGMADIEIRVPHFGYADRIQEVHIKVIHILMMLIEAEMEKA
- the purM gene encoding phosphoribosylformylglycinamidine cyclo-ligase, which encodes MSTNNTSLSYKDAGVDIDAGNALVDRIKGVVKKTRRPEVMGGIGGFGALCELPKKYKEPVLVSGTDGVGTKLRLAMDLKKHDSIGIDLVAMCVNDLIVQGAEPLFFLDYYATGKLDVDTAAAVVAGIGEGCLQSGCSLIGGETAEMPGMYHGEDYDVAGFCVGVAEKSEVIDGSKVKAGDALIALASSGPHSNGYSLVRKIIEVSKADLSADLDGKPLSEHLLAPTKIYVKSVLKLLETTPVHAISHITGGGFWENIPRVLPANTKAVVKGASWQWPAIFNWLQEKGNVETYEMYRTFNCGVGLIMALPAELAEQAIAILNAEGENAWLLGHIDHAADGEEQVEIL
- a CDS encoding AI-2E family transporter, with product MIEMLNRWYQRRFSDPDAVALVGILLMGGVVLYFFGALLAPLLVAIVMAYLLEWPVSKLCRVGLSRSLSATVILLLFSGLMVIALGGLLPTITSQIANLTSDIPTMFSRFQVYATNLPDRYPEVIDPALVDALMASMRVKALEMGESVVKGSLASLISLATLAVYLILVPLLVFFLLKDKKEMLQTAAGLLPRNRRLATQVWLEMNQQISNYIRGKVVEILIVGIASYVTFALLDLRYALLLAVLVGLSVLIPYIGAAVVTVPIAMVGLFQWGLGPDFWWLMIAYGIIQALDGNVLVPVLFSEAVNLHPVWIIVAVLVFGGLWGFWGVFFAIPLATLVKAVWGALPTPAEPHHDVDV
- the arsC gene encoding arsenate reductase (glutaredoxin) (This arsenate reductase requires both glutathione and glutaredoxin to convert arsenate to arsenite, after which the efflux transporter formed by ArsA and ArsB can extrude the arsenite from the cell, providing resistance.), with translation MMTQIYHNPRCSKSRETLALLQEHHIEVEEIRYLDTPPTAATIESLLKALGFDSARQLMRQKEELYKTLNLANEQNEDALIAAMIANPKLIERPIVVHGEKAAIGRPPAQVLALFA
- a CDS encoding uracil-xanthine permease family protein, translating into MTQARTLQSVARDALTGGQMLFVAFGALVLVPLITGLDPNVAFFTAGIGTLIFQFCTKRQVPVFLASSFAFIAPISAGIGNWGVADTLGGLIAAGGLYLVLSALVKWRGVGMLHRYLPPVVVGPVIMVIGLNLAPVAVSQAMGVLSGEQVVDPSTALFISISTLTTTLLVAILGRGIFRLIPILAGITVGYSLSLYFGLVDFSKFANVPWFAMPNFTAPSFNWEAILFILPVAIAPAIEHIGDILAISSVTGKDYLKKPGLHRTMLGDGLATMAAAAFGGPPNTTYSEVTGAVMLTKAFNPVIMTWAAVIAILVSFTAPLGVFLQTIPTVVMGGIMTLLFGSIAVVGMNTLVRHKVDLNDARNLCIVSVILIFGIGGMAINISVGGPAAEMLELCKQTPLASNMVEACANLEKPRNFALQGIALCSIVGILLNLLLPKSKPE
- a CDS encoding DUF2069 domain-containing protein, encoding MLKDQNKHKREGQNLALYSQLLLMLWVGSWHLWLSPHPHFSPLIITTLWLLPLALPLYAIGKRQVKALQYNGFLLMIYVIHGATLLLSNNEWQLAAIELILTLLCFSTQVMMIRRWHPPTQKKDKKAEIDNQR
- a CDS encoding beta-barrel assembly-enhancing protease, which encodes MRTTFFRSLKMTLLSTTLAMLPAMGQANNLPDMGTTAAATLSIEMESQYGDAYMRMLRASRPIISDPVLQSYINDLGNQLVANASDVKTPFTFFLIRNSEVNAFAFFGGYVGLHTGLFLHAQDESELASVMAHEIAHVTQRHLARSMEEQAKRSPAALAAMIGSLLLAAASPEAGIAAIHATTAANMQGQINYTRSNEQEADRVGIETLYRSGFDPYGMPNFFGRLADQFRYVSKPPAMLLTHPLPESRITDSRLRAEQYPRQLDQNHLAFHLAKARVIARFSGLQAQQSRDWFIRRQAKAQGVFADSLQYGLAIVALDQHQYQQAQTLLNPLLKKSPNNRFYLDVATDIDLGLKRYDIAAKRLENALKLAPDNAVLELNLANVYLNSKQYAPAIRLLQRYTHQRPNETVGWNLLAQAYANHQQLAESYAAQGEVMALRGQWQKAINRYIEASRISELGSLNQARFDARIDQLRREQVRFNALRN
- the upp gene encoding uracil phosphoribosyltransferase, which encodes MKIVEVKHPLVKHKIGLMREGDISTKRFRELATEVGSLLTYEATADFELEKVTIDGWNGPVEVDQIKGKKVTVVPILRAGLGMMDGVLEHIPSARISVVGIYRDEETLEPVPYFHKLAPSIEERVALVVDPMLATGGSMIATIDLLKENGCEHIKVLVLVAAPEGIAALEKAHPDVELYTAAIDQRLNDKGYIIPGLGDAGDKIFGTK
- the hda gene encoding DnaA inactivator Hda yields the protein MTKHAQLSLNVLLPDDETFASFYAAQNQTVIDAVQACASGSGNPLLYLFGPQGAGRTHLLHAACAQATQADRQASYIPLEKYAQLSPSILDGLENLSLVCLDNIDAIAGESVWEEAIFDLYNRIVEKRRAHLLVSGRQSPKHLGLALPDLISRLDWSTNYKLAPLSDSEKLAAMQHRAHLRGFELTDEVGQFLLKRLSRDMRTLFETLDQLDLASIEAKRKLTIPFVKSALSL
- a CDS encoding class II glutamine amidotransferase, coding for MCELLGMSANVPTDICFSFTGLMQRGGNTGPHRDGWGITFYEGKGFRTFKDPNPSCQSKIAELVQQYPIKSCAVVSHIRQANRGEVKLENTHPFTRELWGRYWTFAHNGQLSHYENLPTGRYIPVGETDSELAFCWLLNQLEQQFIALPADLTALYQFIAQCCDKLRSLGVFNMLLSDGESVFTYCSNNLHWITRRAPFGEASLIDEDVVIDFQQETTPNDVVTVIATQPLTNNEQWHKMRPGEYCVFHLGELKATNHGFCAPQLPPNAQPKSA
- the purN gene encoding phosphoribosylglycinamide formyltransferase; protein product: MSAMVKGGIVVVISGHGSNLQALIDASVRGEITAPIRAVISNKADAFGLERARLANIPALSLNVKDYADRAQFDQALADCIAEFEPSLVVLAGYMRILSAEFVQRFSGKMLNIHPSLLPKYPGLNTHQRAIEQGDSHAGTSVHFVTEELDGGPVLMQLMVAIEDGETEARLKAKVQKLEHALYPTVVQWCLEGRFTLQGNHAYLDGQRLEAPLIPLYDSHLA
- a CDS encoding DUF2066 domain-containing protein, which codes for MIGRFFLSSGLHMWKQIWVALLLLVSAQCLAANEYRTQLSSTEREANSALLSQGLAQVLVQLTGDRAIVEQPLVKKALATPENYLASSSSDQREAQVIWQFGYSASQLDTLLKETKQGYWGGVRAPVLVWLVVDNGSERRIIWDQDSSDYDQLLRQAAQHLAVPVQMPIGDLDDAMAISVPDIWGGFSQPIATASERYQAKSVLVIKARQAGHQPLQAQWQLWNMPASRMGGQSASISGQGMVGADGALADVFTQVVQYHAKLNAPKEIDPQATQSTGLALRVYQIHNSKDYFELERMLKSLTSVAQVKLRNITGDYADVELKLLSGEDQFYQDLLNDGRVQKKALPKAPAVVVTTPKKDPEQALTTVDKMQYKADSATETPVQAVQKPEVVTPTMGYFWQPNQDS